From a single Pseudalkalibacillus hwajinpoensis genomic region:
- a CDS encoding GNAT family N-acetyltransferase: MPYLQTDRLTIIPFSFDLIKAMTNKKELKKLLHVDVPEDFNNVQFEEFLPFHLTGSSVSSLSHKWEGILIHTSDEKVIGTMGYKNIESSSNLEIGYQLIPAYRNKGYAIEMANALVNWAFPEKDSALPEKKEELNALMKRCGLSRLTVEPTVIEDKIDEEKFIKENEYM; this comes from the coding sequence ATGCCTTACCTTCAGACCGATCGTCTGACCATTATTCCTTTTTCCTTTGACTTGATCAAAGCTATGACAAATAAGAAAGAATTAAAGAAGCTACTTCATGTAGATGTACCAGAAGATTTTAACAACGTACAGTTCGAGGAGTTCTTACCTTTTCATCTAACTGGTTCAAGTGTTTCAAGTTTGAGTCATAAATGGGAAGGGATTTTAATTCATACTTCTGACGAAAAAGTAATTGGTACGATGGGATACAAAAATATTGAATCGTCAAGCAATCTCGAAATTGGTTATCAATTAATCCCAGCGTATCGTAACAAAGGCTACGCCATTGAGATGGCAAACGCCCTTGTCAATTGGGCCTTCCCAGAAAAGGACTCAGCTCTCCCGGAAAAGAAGGAAGAACTAAATGCTTTGATGAAGCGATGTGGGCTATCCAGATTAACGGTTGAACCTACTGTTATTGAAGACAAAATAGATGAAGAAAAGTTTATAAAAGAAAATGAATATATGTAG